In Serratia marcescens subsp. marcescens ATCC 13880, a single genomic region encodes these proteins:
- a CDS encoding host cell division inhibitor Icd-like protein: MATTLTPTHPTFCFLFAAVRRSALTASPRMVRTVADSEHNARRVLARDYVLSFAGRLPVKAAA; encoded by the coding sequence ATGGCTACGACCCTCACCCCAACTCACCCGACATTCTGTTTCCTGTTTGCGGCCGTACGCCGGTCTGCGCTGACGGCTTCACCACGTATGGTGCGCACCGTGGCGGATTCTGAGCACAACGCCCGCCGCGTGCTGGCCCGTGATTACGTGTTGTCCTTTGCCGGTCGTCTGCCGGTTAAGGCGGCAGCATGA
- a CDS encoding cysteine hydrolase family protein has product MSQSALLIIDVQQSFQHRPFWQEDDLPAFQQALTRLIAGCRQRGAALVDVLHVSPQGPFSLASGYVQRLPFLTHQADVTVHKHVHNALTESGLDAWLRERDITHLIVSGIRTEQCCETTTRVASDLGYRVTFVTEATLTFPMRHPDGEVFTPAQLKRHTETVLVDRFARIASVDEALAQLAQE; this is encoded by the coding sequence ATGTCACAGAGCGCGTTATTGATCATCGATGTCCAGCAATCATTCCAGCACCGTCCATTCTGGCAGGAGGACGATCTGCCGGCGTTTCAACAGGCTCTGACCCGCCTGATCGCGGGCTGCCGACAACGCGGCGCGGCGCTGGTCGACGTGCTGCACGTCTCGCCGCAGGGGCCGTTCTCACTGGCTTCAGGCTACGTGCAGCGCCTGCCGTTCCTCACCCACCAGGCGGATGTCACCGTGCATAAGCATGTGCACAATGCGCTGACCGAATCCGGCCTCGACGCCTGGCTGCGCGAGCGGGACATCACCCACCTGATCGTCTCCGGCATCCGCACCGAACAGTGCTGCGAAACCACCACCCGGGTGGCGTCCGATCTCGGTTATCGGGTGACTTTCGTCACCGAGGCGACGCTGACCTTCCCGATGCGCCATCCCGACGGCGAAGTCTTTACCCCCGCGCAGTTGAAGCGGCATACTGAAACCGTACTGGTCGATCGTTTCGCCCGCATCGCCAGCGTGGATGAGGCGCTGGCGCAACTCGCACAGGAGTAA
- a CDS encoding helix-turn-helix transcriptional regulator codes for MLTVSTPTPSTPPPVIPGSYTPRERFIRLPEVLYTTGLSRSTVYEMMSRRQFPAQLSLGGKNVAWLASEVEQWMDERIANRHQGAAA; via the coding sequence ATGTTGACCGTTTCCACCCCCACCCCATCCACCCCGCCGCCGGTTATTCCTGGCAGTTACACCCCGCGCGAGCGCTTTATCCGCCTGCCGGAAGTGCTCTACACCACCGGTCTATCCCGCTCCACCGTGTACGAGATGATGAGCCGCCGGCAGTTCCCGGCCCAGCTCTCCCTCGGCGGTAAAAACGTCGCCTGGCTGGCCTCTGAGGTCGAGCAGTGGATGGACGAACGTATCGCTAACCGTCACCAGGGGGCCGCCGCATGA
- a CDS encoding DUF5375 family protein, producing the protein MNTASCLPIEVRTAVFRRAVAQAYLDTCAFYRVSLGYTLDELQMTIALRLEGHFVRQYGAEDGMDMACTMLSDMVQPDVLVAAPRLTALGQKMMDELCCDRLSASQNATVH; encoded by the coding sequence ATGAACACTGCATCCTGTTTACCGATTGAAGTCCGCACCGCCGTTTTCCGCCGCGCCGTGGCGCAAGCCTATCTGGACACCTGCGCCTTTTACCGGGTGAGCCTCGGGTACACGCTGGACGAGCTGCAGATGACGATTGCCCTGCGTTTGGAAGGGCACTTTGTGCGTCAGTACGGCGCAGAAGACGGCATGGACATGGCGTGCACGATGTTGAGTGACATGGTGCAGCCGGACGTTCTGGTGGCCGCGCCGCGCCTGACCGCGCTGGGGCAAAAGATGATGGACGAGCTGTGCTGCGACCGCCTGTCGGCATCGCAGAACGCCACCGTACACTGA
- a CDS encoding tyrosine-type recombinase/integrase, which yields MLLTDIQIRRSKPQEKPYTLNDGQGLSLLINTDGSKGWRFRYRYAGKAKLMSFGTYPLVTLADAREKRGEARKQVANGIDPVAEKKAQKLARKLSVENSFEAISREWHTNKADRWTLAYREEIMRTFEQDVFPYIGQRPIAEIKPLELLEVLRRIEKRGALEKTRKVRQRCGEVFRYAIITGRAEYNPAPDLASALAVPKQKHHPFLSAEELPYFVKDLEGYTGSIITKNAAKIVMLTGVRTQEMRFATWEEIDFERGIWEIPAERMKMRRPHIVPLSTQAVELLKQLQPITGHYPYIFIGRNNRRKPISKESVNQVIELLGYKGRATGHGFRHTMSTILHEQGFDSAWIEMQLAHVDKNGIRGTYNHAQYLEKRREMLQWYADFISGLAR from the coding sequence ATGCTCCTAACTGACATACAAATTCGACGTTCCAAGCCGCAGGAAAAGCCCTACACCCTCAACGATGGCCAAGGCCTGTCTCTCCTTATCAACACTGACGGGAGTAAAGGTTGGCGTTTTCGCTATCGCTATGCCGGAAAAGCCAAGCTAATGTCCTTTGGTACCTACCCTTTGGTAACGCTGGCCGACGCGCGAGAAAAGCGCGGAGAGGCCCGTAAGCAAGTTGCTAATGGCATTGACCCTGTAGCCGAGAAAAAGGCGCAAAAGCTCGCTCGGAAGCTTTCTGTTGAGAATTCCTTTGAAGCTATTAGCCGCGAGTGGCACACGAACAAGGCTGACCGGTGGACTCTGGCCTACAGGGAAGAAATCATGCGTACCTTTGAGCAGGATGTGTTTCCGTACATTGGTCAACGTCCGATTGCAGAAATTAAGCCCTTGGAGCTGCTGGAAGTGCTACGGCGCATTGAGAAGCGTGGGGCATTGGAAAAGACCCGTAAGGTACGCCAGCGTTGCGGAGAGGTATTCCGCTACGCCATTATTACCGGTAGGGCAGAATATAACCCAGCCCCAGATCTGGCCAGCGCATTAGCCGTTCCCAAGCAAAAGCATCACCCGTTCCTTTCGGCCGAGGAACTGCCTTATTTTGTTAAGGATTTGGAGGGATATACCGGCAGCATCATCACCAAGAATGCAGCGAAGATCGTTATGCTGACCGGCGTCCGCACGCAAGAAATGCGCTTTGCTACATGGGAGGAAATTGATTTTGAACGGGGTATCTGGGAGATTCCCGCCGAGCGCATGAAAATGCGCCGCCCGCACATTGTACCGCTCTCTACTCAGGCGGTTGAATTGCTTAAACAGCTACAACCGATCACAGGTCACTATCCTTACATTTTCATTGGACGAAACAATCGTAGGAAACCCATAAGCAAAGAAAGCGTGAATCAGGTAATAGAGCTGCTTGGGTATAAGGGGCGAGCTACCGGTCACGGTTTCAGGCATACGATGTCTACTATTTTGCATGAGCAAGGGTTTGACTCTGCCTGGATAGAGATGCAGCTTGCCCACGTGGACAAGAACGGTATTCGCGGTACCTACAACCATGCGCAGTACCTTGAGAAACGCCGTGAGATGCTGCAATGGTACGCCGATTTTATCTCGGGCCTTGCTCGCTAG
- a CDS encoding LysR family transcriptional regulator translates to MNRYPMFNPQLLLSFVAVCDSNSFTRAAERVFLSQSTVSQQVRRLEEMLGKPLFERSSHQVLLTEEGVKLLSYARRIIALNEEAHDALTGIWRDGVLRIGMPEDFAVPTTELLADFSREHPHLRLDVASGLSADLHSAYAREELDLILVKQRRRQPPRAARPEPLLWLDSLAFPAIEQSPVPLAVFPLNGLYRDELCQALDNLGKRWRIGYSSASLAALTAASAAGLGVTLLPAGCRLPTHRVLGGAEGLPPIDSFELALYYRDGAPAATLALAQRLTVFCGLK, encoded by the coding sequence ATGAATCGCTACCCGATGTTCAATCCGCAGCTGCTGCTCAGCTTCGTCGCCGTGTGCGACAGCAACAGCTTCACCCGCGCCGCAGAGCGGGTGTTTTTGTCGCAGTCCACCGTCAGCCAGCAGGTGCGCCGGCTGGAAGAGATGCTGGGCAAGCCGCTGTTTGAGCGTTCCTCGCACCAAGTGCTGCTGACCGAAGAAGGCGTCAAGCTGTTGAGCTACGCGCGCCGCATTATCGCGCTGAATGAAGAAGCCCATGACGCGCTGACCGGCATCTGGCGCGACGGCGTGCTGCGGATCGGCATGCCGGAGGATTTCGCCGTGCCCACCACCGAACTGCTGGCCGACTTCAGCCGCGAGCACCCGCACCTGCGGCTGGACGTCGCCAGCGGCCTGAGCGCCGATCTGCACAGCGCCTACGCGCGTGAAGAGCTGGATCTGATCCTGGTGAAACAGCGCCGCCGGCAACCGCCGCGCGCCGCGCGGCCGGAACCGCTGCTGTGGCTGGACAGCCTGGCCTTCCCGGCCATCGAGCAATCGCCGGTGCCGCTGGCGGTATTTCCACTGAACGGCCTGTACCGCGACGAGCTGTGCCAGGCGCTCGACAACCTCGGCAAACGCTGGCGCATCGGCTACAGCAGCGCCAGCCTGGCGGCGCTGACCGCCGCTTCGGCCGCCGGGCTGGGCGTCACCCTGCTGCCGGCCGGCTGCCGTTTGCCGACGCACCGGGTGCTGGGCGGAGCCGAAGGATTGCCGCCGATAGACAGCTTCGAACTGGCTCTCTACTACCGCGACGGCGCCCCTGCCGCCACGCTGGCGCTGGCCCAGCGGCTAACGGTGTTTTGCGGGTTGAAGTGA
- a CDS encoding nucleotidyltransferase domain-containing protein, with product MHDPMLELLFSEYRRKVLSLLFIEAGRAFHVREIARRTATQAGTLHKELSRLAESGILLRQRQGNQICYQANADCLIFPELAAIFRKVCGPAECLRQTLAAFGEAIERAFIFGSVASGKATAASDIDVLIVGKLSFAEVIQAVYPLQATLGREINPKLYSPEEWRAALAENSAFIQDIMQKPQLWIAGDKDDAGQSGRAGTGGDNA from the coding sequence ATGCACGATCCGATGCTCGAGTTGCTGTTCAGCGAATACCGTAGAAAAGTGCTAAGCCTGCTGTTTATTGAAGCCGGGCGTGCGTTTCATGTGCGAGAAATTGCGCGGCGCACCGCAACTCAGGCCGGCACTTTACATAAAGAGTTGAGCAGGTTGGCGGAGAGCGGCATCTTGCTCAGGCAGCGGCAGGGCAACCAAATTTGCTATCAGGCCAACGCCGATTGCCTGATTTTCCCTGAGCTGGCGGCGATTTTCCGCAAGGTTTGCGGGCCGGCGGAGTGCTTAAGGCAGACATTGGCAGCGTTTGGCGAAGCTATTGAACGCGCTTTTATTTTTGGTTCTGTCGCCAGTGGCAAAGCGACGGCGGCCAGTGATATCGATGTTCTGATTGTCGGCAAACTGTCTTTTGCGGAGGTGATTCAGGCGGTTTACCCGCTGCAGGCAACGCTGGGTCGGGAAATTAACCCCAAACTGTACTCGCCAGAAGAGTGGCGAGCGGCTTTGGCCGAGAACTCCGCGTTTATACAGGACATTATGCAGAAACCCCAACTTTGGATTGCGGGAGACAAGGATGACGCTGGACAATCTGGTCGGGCTGGGACTGGAGGTGATAACGCCTGA
- a CDS encoding primase-helicase zinc-binding domain-containing protein yields MSAHFVSQTVRTATGQWPVILPALGIALQPNGKPQPCPTCGGKDRFRFDNQDGRGTWFCNQCGAGDGLNLVEKALSLSARAAAEQVAAVMGNSASALPPAAESGHSPQDKAEAQRKAARQAQALVAAAQPQTGNAYLSAKGWPEVDTLTLQGQPLRVGGITFRPGDLLLPLHNAGGEVVNVQLINASGDKRMLAGGQVKAACHTLCGPDNAVIWLTEGYATGLTVHRLTGETVCVALSANNLAAVAEQLRSHYPDARLLLAADNDRSGTGQTRAAEAATLTGGIPALPPTEGDWNDVYCQQGAEATRAQFQALSQPPQPSPFDTLSDADLKAMSASEKAELLAEHYGNTLAVPPVGEELCRYTRGAWQVLPHRQLSREIAALFQKVRAPFSAAGINSILDTLKLMVPQMGEPARRLIGFRNGVFDTVSGQFSAHRQEHWLRTVNSVDYTPPRAGENLADHAPHFWQWLTRAAGGNHDKQERILAALFMVLANRYDWQLFLEVTGPGGSGKSVMAAIARLLAGADNTTSATIDNLESARERASVVGYSLIILPDQEKWSGDGAGIKAITGGDAVAIDPKYRDAYAAHIPAVILAVNNNPMQFSDRSGGVSRRRVIITFPNAIPLIERDPQLLDKITQELAVIVRHLMQRFANPNEARTLLQAQQSSDEALTIKRQADPLVDFCGYLTVLGTPEGMMIGNANITPPNPRRYLYHAYLSFMAARGYQHVMNLTAFGLAVPQTLREYEKTLLKRKTRLGMQTNVVLSEECEADWLPKCGAV; encoded by the coding sequence ATGAGCGCCCACTTCGTTTCCCAGACCGTACGTACCGCCACCGGCCAGTGGCCGGTGATACTCCCGGCCCTCGGCATCGCCTTGCAGCCGAACGGCAAGCCGCAGCCGTGCCCGACCTGCGGCGGCAAAGACCGCTTCCGCTTCGACAACCAGGACGGACGCGGCACCTGGTTCTGTAATCAGTGCGGGGCCGGTGACGGCCTCAACCTGGTGGAAAAAGCCCTGTCACTGTCTGCCCGGGCTGCTGCCGAACAGGTGGCTGCCGTGATGGGGAATAGCGCCAGCGCCTTGCCACCGGCCGCTGAGAGCGGTCATTCACCACAAGACAAGGCCGAGGCCCAGCGCAAAGCCGCGCGACAGGCACAGGCTCTGGTGGCTGCCGCGCAACCTCAGACCGGCAATGCCTACCTGAGCGCCAAGGGCTGGCCGGAGGTGGACACCCTGACCTTGCAGGGCCAGCCGCTGCGCGTCGGCGGTATCACCTTCCGGCCCGGCGACCTCTTGCTGCCACTGCATAACGCCGGAGGCGAGGTGGTCAACGTGCAGTTGATTAACGCCAGCGGGGACAAGCGCATGCTGGCGGGCGGGCAGGTGAAAGCTGCCTGCCACACCCTCTGCGGCCCGGACAACGCGGTTATCTGGCTCACCGAAGGTTATGCCACCGGCCTTACCGTGCACCGCCTGACCGGTGAAACGGTGTGCGTGGCGCTGAGCGCCAACAACCTGGCGGCGGTGGCGGAGCAGCTGCGCAGCCACTACCCGGATGCACGGCTGCTGCTGGCGGCCGATAATGACCGCAGCGGCACCGGGCAGACCCGCGCCGCCGAGGCGGCCACACTCACCGGCGGTATCCCGGCGCTGCCGCCCACGGAAGGCGACTGGAACGACGTTTACTGTCAGCAGGGCGCTGAGGCCACGCGCGCGCAGTTCCAGGCGTTGAGCCAGCCGCCGCAGCCGAGCCCATTTGACACGCTGAGCGATGCCGACCTGAAAGCCATGAGCGCCAGCGAGAAGGCCGAACTGCTGGCTGAGCATTACGGCAACACCCTGGCGGTGCCGCCGGTGGGGGAAGAGCTGTGCCGCTATACACGTGGCGCCTGGCAGGTGCTGCCGCACCGGCAACTGAGCCGGGAGATTGCCGCGCTGTTCCAGAAGGTGCGCGCGCCGTTCTCCGCCGCCGGTATCAACAGCATTTTGGACACCCTCAAGCTGATGGTGCCGCAGATGGGCGAGCCTGCTCGCCGGTTGATTGGTTTTCGTAACGGGGTGTTTGATACCGTCAGCGGCCAGTTCAGCGCTCACCGGCAAGAACACTGGCTGCGCACCGTAAACAGCGTGGACTACACGCCGCCGCGCGCCGGGGAGAACCTGGCCGACCATGCACCGCACTTCTGGCAGTGGCTGACGCGGGCCGCCGGGGGCAACCACGATAAACAGGAGCGTATCCTCGCGGCACTTTTTATGGTGCTGGCCAACCGCTACGACTGGCAGCTGTTCCTCGAAGTGACCGGCCCCGGTGGCAGCGGCAAGAGCGTGATGGCGGCCATCGCCCGGCTGCTGGCCGGGGCTGACAACACCACTTCCGCGACCATCGATAACCTGGAGTCGGCGCGCGAGCGGGCCAGCGTGGTGGGTTACTCGCTGATTATCCTGCCCGACCAGGAAAAATGGAGCGGTGACGGAGCAGGCATCAAGGCTATCACCGGCGGCGATGCGGTCGCCATCGACCCGAAATACCGCGACGCTTACGCCGCCCATATCCCGGCGGTGATTTTGGCGGTCAACAACAACCCGATGCAGTTCAGCGACCGCAGCGGCGGGGTCTCCCGGCGACGAGTGATTATTACCTTCCCGAACGCGATACCGCTGATCGAGCGCGACCCGCAGTTGCTGGACAAAATCACCCAAGAGCTGGCAGTCATCGTGCGCCACCTGATGCAGCGCTTCGCCAACCCGAACGAGGCCCGCACACTGCTCCAGGCGCAGCAAAGCTCGGACGAGGCGCTGACCATCAAACGCCAGGCCGACCCGCTGGTTGACTTCTGCGGTTACCTGACGGTGCTCGGCACCCCGGAAGGCATGATGATAGGCAATGCCAACATCACCCCGCCGAATCCGCGTCGCTACCTGTATCACGCCTACCTGTCGTTTATGGCGGCACGGGGCTATCAGCACGTGATGAACCTGACGGCCTTTGGTCTCGCGGTGCCGCAGACGCTGAGAGAGTATGAGAAAACTCTGCTCAAACGTAAAACCCGGCTGGGGATGCAGACCAATGTGGTATTGAGTGAAGAGTGCGAAGCGGACTGGCTGCCGAAGTGTGGGGCGGTGTGA
- a CDS encoding amidohydrolase family protein translates to MENPQQPGRRAFLSQTGKLTTACAVIGLTGGMAQAASPGGEPCAPTPMTLTDRHYCLSEVRLEDGFEYDGETVIGTRTALYTLEIKDGKIAAIHAANAALPAGVPRYQARGQLLLPAFRDMHIHLDKTFYSGPWQAPRPRQGKTIMDMIALEQTLIPKLLPTSQQRAENLIALLQSKGSTVARSHCNIDPVSGLKSLEHLQRALENHRADFSCEIVAFPQHGLLHSKVDALMREAMQMGVQYVGGLDPTNVDGAMEKSLDAMFQIALDTGKGVDIHLHETSPAGVAAINYMIATVEKNPALRGKVTISHAFALTTLTPGELAETATRLAAQQITIASTVPIGGLMMPLPQLSEKGVFVMTGTDSVIDHWSPFGTGDILEKANLYAQLYRGSDEYHLSRAMAISTGGVLPLDDKGQRAWPKAGDAAEFVLVNASCSAEAVARLPTRSATFHRGRLVAGQVSKA, encoded by the coding sequence GTGGAAAACCCTCAGCAACCGGGCCGCAGAGCCTTCCTCAGCCAAACCGGCAAACTCACCACCGCCTGCGCGGTGATCGGCCTGACAGGCGGCATGGCGCAGGCCGCTTCGCCTGGCGGCGAGCCGTGTGCGCCAACGCCGATGACCCTGACCGATCGCCACTACTGCCTGAGTGAGGTGCGGCTGGAAGACGGCTTTGAATACGACGGCGAAACGGTGATCGGCACCCGCACCGCGCTGTACACCCTGGAGATCAAAGACGGCAAGATCGCCGCCATTCATGCCGCCAACGCCGCGTTGCCCGCCGGCGTGCCTCGCTATCAGGCGCGGGGCCAGCTGCTGCTGCCGGCGTTCCGCGATATGCACATCCACCTGGACAAAACTTTCTACAGCGGCCCGTGGCAGGCGCCGCGCCCGCGCCAGGGCAAAACCATCATGGACATGATCGCGCTGGAGCAGACGCTGATCCCGAAACTGCTGCCCACCTCGCAGCAGCGGGCGGAAAACCTGATCGCCCTGCTGCAGTCCAAAGGCAGCACCGTGGCGCGCAGCCACTGCAATATCGATCCGGTCAGCGGCCTGAAAAGCCTGGAGCACCTGCAGCGCGCGCTGGAAAACCACCGGGCGGACTTCAGCTGTGAAATCGTCGCCTTCCCGCAGCACGGCCTGTTGCACTCCAAAGTCGACGCGCTGATGCGCGAAGCGATGCAGATGGGCGTGCAGTACGTCGGCGGGCTGGATCCGACCAACGTCGACGGCGCGATGGAGAAATCGCTCGACGCCATGTTCCAGATCGCCCTCGATACCGGCAAAGGCGTGGATATCCATCTGCATGAAACCAGCCCGGCCGGGGTCGCCGCCATCAACTACATGATCGCCACCGTGGAGAAAAACCCGGCGCTGCGCGGCAAGGTCACCATCAGCCACGCTTTCGCCCTGACCACGCTGACGCCGGGCGAACTGGCGGAAACCGCCACCCGGCTGGCGGCGCAGCAGATCACCATCGCCTCCACGGTGCCGATCGGCGGCCTGATGATGCCGCTGCCGCAGCTCAGCGAGAAAGGGGTGTTCGTGATGACCGGCACCGACAGCGTGATCGACCACTGGTCGCCGTTCGGCACCGGCGACATCCTGGAGAAGGCCAATCTGTACGCCCAGCTGTACCGCGGCTCCGACGAGTATCACCTGTCGCGCGCCATGGCCATCTCCACCGGCGGCGTGCTGCCGCTGGACGATAAGGGGCAGCGCGCCTGGCCGAAAGCCGGCGACGCCGCCGAGTTCGTGCTGGTCAACGCCAGCTGTTCCGCCGAGGCGGTCGCCCGTCTGCCGACGCGCAGCGCCACCTTCCATCGGGGGCGCCTGGTGGCCGGTCAGGTGAGCAAAGCCTAA
- a CDS encoding esterase-like activity of phytase family protein, translating to MHNTKTRLALLVGCMALSANLWAEAQPVQATLAGHALLPVKSAVSTPKDAPSDLQQSGKYTSGKRVTELGSVAGKSADRLTGIGLPINGQPLQGHSGIKHMPDGTYWVLTDNGFGSKANSPDAMLYLNHYKIDFKDGTVAPLKTVFLHDPDKKVPFHIINESTEKRYLTGSDFDPESFQFADNALWIGEEFGPYLIKADLNGKVLAVFDTQVDGKVVKSPDNPTLTLPGAPDGKQNFQVARSKGFEGMAASPDGSKLYPLLEGALWDGEQFENVGGKRYLRVLEFDVKQQAWTGRSWQYVLEDNQNAIGDFNMIDATHGLVIERDNGEGTPDKACAAGAPTDNCFSQVAKFKRVYKIAFSDANVGKPVEKLGYIDLMNIQDPNKLARKPLNDGVLTFPFFTIENVDVVDANHIIVGNDNNFPFSSSRQPNMADDNEFILLDVKDFLK from the coding sequence ATGCACAACACCAAAACCCGGCTGGCGCTGCTGGTCGGCTGCATGGCGCTGAGCGCCAACCTGTGGGCTGAGGCGCAGCCGGTGCAGGCGACACTGGCGGGGCATGCGCTGCTGCCGGTGAAATCCGCCGTTTCCACACCGAAGGATGCGCCGAGCGATCTGCAGCAGAGCGGTAAGTACACCAGCGGCAAACGCGTCACCGAGCTGGGCAGCGTGGCGGGCAAATCCGCCGATCGCCTGACCGGCATCGGCCTGCCAATCAACGGCCAACCGCTGCAGGGCCACTCCGGCATCAAACACATGCCCGACGGCACCTACTGGGTGCTGACCGACAACGGTTTCGGCAGCAAGGCCAACTCCCCGGACGCCATGCTGTATCTCAACCACTACAAGATCGATTTCAAAGACGGCACGGTCGCGCCGCTGAAGACGGTATTCCTGCACGATCCGGATAAAAAGGTGCCGTTCCACATCATCAACGAGAGTACCGAGAAGCGCTATCTGACCGGCAGCGATTTCGATCCGGAAAGCTTCCAGTTTGCCGATAATGCCTTGTGGATCGGTGAAGAGTTTGGGCCTTACCTGATCAAGGCCGACCTGAACGGCAAGGTGCTGGCGGTGTTCGACACCCAAGTGGACGGCAAGGTGGTGAAATCGCCGGACAACCCGACGCTGACTCTGCCGGGCGCGCCGGACGGCAAACAGAACTTCCAGGTGGCGCGTTCCAAAGGCTTTGAAGGCATGGCCGCCTCGCCGGACGGCAGCAAGCTGTACCCGCTGCTGGAAGGGGCGCTGTGGGACGGCGAGCAGTTCGAGAACGTCGGCGGCAAACGCTACCTGCGGGTGCTGGAGTTCGACGTCAAACAGCAGGCCTGGACCGGCCGCAGCTGGCAGTACGTGCTGGAAGACAACCAGAACGCCATCGGCGATTTCAACATGATCGACGCCACCCACGGGCTGGTGATTGAGCGCGACAACGGCGAAGGCACGCCGGATAAAGCCTGCGCCGCCGGCGCGCCAACCGACAACTGCTTCAGCCAGGTGGCCAAGTTCAAGCGGGTGTATAAAATCGCCTTCTCGGACGCCAACGTCGGTAAACCGGTCGAGAAACTGGGTTATATCGACCTGATGAACATTCAGGATCCGAACAAGCTGGCGCGCAAGCCGCTGAACGACGGCGTGCTGACCTTCCCGTTCTTCACCATCGAGAACGTGGACGTGGTGGATGCCAACCACATCATCGTCGGCAACGACAACAACTTCCCGTTTTCCTCCAGCCGCCAGCCCAATATGGCGGATGACAATGAGTTCATCCTGCTGGACGTGAAGGATTTCCTGAAGTAG
- a CDS encoding cyanate transporter, whose amino-acid sequence MRPLLTSIGPLLPTLRQATGLSFGGAALLTTLPVLMMGLMALAGGAINRLFSERSAVALSLLAIGLGALWRELAPGSVQLLMSAVLGGLGIGVIQAVMPGIIKHHFLKSMALVAGLWSAALMGGGGLGAAITPWLMSAGHDWHSALAWWALPALVALVAWWPVSRGLSRLGAAGEHRGPSLLRNRRAWLLGAYFGLINGGYTSLIAWLPPYYMQLGWQPQASGSLLALMTFGQVLGALLLPALARNHDRRPLLLLALMMQLIGFIGLIYLPQTLPWLWVLLSGLGLGGAFPLCLVLALDHLHQPAAAGRLVAFMQGVGFLLAGVTPYLSGLLRDYSGGFVLDWQIHALLVVVLIAITWRFHPHSYRRAFAE is encoded by the coding sequence ATGCGGCCGCTGTTGACCTCGATCGGCCCGTTGCTGCCGACGCTGCGCCAGGCCACCGGGCTGAGCTTTGGCGGCGCGGCGCTGCTGACCACGCTGCCGGTGCTGATGATGGGGCTGATGGCGCTGGCGGGCGGCGCCATCAACCGGCTGTTCAGCGAACGCAGCGCCGTGGCGTTGAGCCTGCTGGCGATCGGGCTGGGCGCGCTTTGGCGCGAACTGGCCCCCGGCAGCGTGCAACTGCTGATGAGCGCGGTGCTGGGCGGGCTCGGCATCGGGGTGATCCAGGCGGTGATGCCCGGCATCATCAAGCATCACTTCCTTAAAAGCATGGCGCTGGTGGCCGGGCTGTGGTCGGCGGCGCTGATGGGCGGCGGCGGGCTGGGGGCGGCGATCACCCCGTGGCTGATGAGCGCGGGGCACGACTGGCACAGCGCGCTGGCCTGGTGGGCGTTGCCGGCCCTGGTGGCGCTAGTGGCCTGGTGGCCGGTCAGCCGGGGGCTGTCTCGCCTGGGCGCGGCGGGAGAACACCGCGGCCCAAGCCTGCTGCGCAACCGGCGCGCCTGGCTGCTCGGCGCCTATTTCGGCCTGATCAACGGCGGCTATACCAGCCTGATCGCTTGGCTGCCGCCGTATTACATGCAGCTTGGCTGGCAGCCGCAGGCCAGCGGTTCGCTGCTGGCGCTGATGACCTTCGGCCAGGTATTGGGCGCGTTGCTGCTGCCGGCGCTGGCGCGCAATCATGACCGGCGGCCGCTGCTGTTGCTGGCGCTGATGATGCAACTGATCGGCTTTATCGGCCTGATTTATCTGCCGCAGACGTTGCCGTGGCTGTGGGTGTTGCTTTCCGGGCTGGGGCTGGGCGGCGCGTTCCCGCTGTGCCTGGTGCTGGCGCTCGATCATCTGCACCAGCCGGCGGCGGCCGGGCGGCTGGTGGCCTTCATGCAGGGTGTCGGTTTCCTGCTGGCGGGCGTCACGCCTTACCTTTCCGGCCTGCTGCGCGATTACAGCGGCGGCTTCGTGCTGGACTGGCAGATCCACGCGCTGCTGGTGGTGGTGCTGATCGCCATCACCTGGCGCTTCCACCCGCACAGCTATCGGCGGGCGTTCGCCGAATAA